A region from the Neurospora crassa OR74A linkage group V, whole genome shotgun sequence genome encodes:
- the tim22 gene encoding mitochondrial import inner membrane translocase subunit tim-22 — protein sequence MNFPGMPGGAAPSGGAAPGGYDPNDPNIKMMQKAMESCFAKTVMSGGAGFALGGVFGMFMASMAYDTPYHSPTTPGTGPGANPAAAGIPGYKPVDLSSMPLKEQLKHGFKDMGQRSYSTAKNFAKVGALFSGIECGIEGLRAKNDLGNGVAAGCLTGAILAKNGGPQAAAVGCAGFAAFSAAIDAWMRMPSEED from the exons ATGAACTTCCCTGGTATGCCTGGCGGTGCTGCGCccagtggtggtgctgcgCCTGGAGGATACGATCCTAATGATCCGAATATTAAGATG ATGCAAAAAGCCATGGAGTCATGCTTCGCAAAGACCGTCATGAGCGGAGGCGCCGGTTTCGCGCTAGGTGGTGTTTTTGGAATGTTTATGGCTTCG ATGGCGTACGACACCCCCTACCACTCCCCCACCACCCCCGGCACCGGCCCCGGCGCCAACCCAGCGGCCGCCGGAATCCCAGGCTACAAGCCCGTCGACCTCTCGTCCATGCCGCTGAAGGAGCAGCTCAAACACGGCTTCAAGGACATGGGCCAGCGGTCGTACAGCACAGCCAAGAACTTCGCCAAGGTCGGTGCCCTGTTTTCGGGTATTGAGTGCGGTATCGAAGGATTGAGGGCGAAGAATGATCTTGGTAATGGTGTTGCTGCGGGGTGTCTGACGGGCGCGATTCTGGCAAAGAATGGAGGTCCccaagcggcggcggtggggtGTGCGGGGTTTGCAGCGTTTAGTGCGGCTATTGATGCTTGGATGAGGATGCCTAGTGAGGAGGACTAA
- a CDS encoding pre-mRNA splicing factor prp45: protein MASIAAGLSQALPKPKYSGEYEESKSQQRGPRIVGAGQIDETQVVLRRTGPPPYGNRQGWRPRAPEDFGDGGAFPEIPVAQYPWGKDASNKSNALVVQVDGEGKVDYTAIARQGHSSDRVIHASFKDLIPLRQRAEAGDLDLSRPSKEEVEATAERTKNALAALVSGAVASQKPKNININTKREPTFVRYTPSAQMGDNSKKQDRIMKIVERQRDPMEPPKFKHKKIPRGPPTPPPPVMHSPPRKLTAEDQEAWRIPPPISNWKNPKGFTVPLDKRLAADGRGLQDVQINDKFAQFSEALFMADRHAREEVRQRAMMQQRLAEKEKAQKEEHLRQLAQQARAERAAGGRSRRSRSRSYSGSESRSESDDDSERERREARKEKLREEERKLRQSRMGAERRAQVMAREMDRDISEKIALGLAKPTQSKEGMYDSRLFNQSSGFDSGFNEDNPYDKPLFAAQEAISSIYRPRANAEDFDDEAAGESEMARISKSNRFGEALGRGTFKGTAEAEAREGPVQFEKDTGADPFNVDKFLNEVEKDGASSSNKRGYGLNDGERDSKRTRIDDDED, encoded by the exons ATGGCTTCGATAGCAGCAGGCCTATCTCAGGCTCTTCCGAAGCCAAAATACAGCGGCGAATACGAAGAATCAAAGTCACAGCAACGCGGTCCCAGAATTGTCGGCGCCGGCCAAATTGACGAAACTCAAGTTGTGCTGAGG AGAACCGGACCACCACCGTATGGAAATCGACAAGGTTGGCGACCGCGTGCACCAGAGGATTTCGGCGATGGCGGTGCCTTTCCAGAGATTCCCGTTGCTCAGTATCCCTGGGGCAAGGACGCCTCGAACAAGTCAAACGCGCTAGTTGTTCAGGTTGATGGAGAGGGCAAGGTCGACTACACAGCGATCGCACGACAGGGTCACAGCAGCGACCGGGTCATTCACGCGTCATTCAAGGATCTGATTCCATTGCGACAGAGGGCCGAAGCGGGCGATCTTGACTTGTCACGACCGAgcaaagaggaggtggaagcaACGGCGGAGAGGACCAAGAATGCACTGGCTGCGCTGGTCAGCGGCGCCGTGGCGTCCCAGAAGCCCaaaaacatcaacatcaataCGAAGCGAGAGCCGACGTTTGTGCGCTACACGCCATCAGCGCAGATGGGAGACAACTCCAAGAAGCAAGACCGTATCATGAAGATTGTGGAGCGACAGAGAG ATCCCATGGAGCCACCCAAGTTCAAGCACAAGAAGATTCCCAGAGGACCcccgactcctcctcctccagttATGCACTCGCCTCCGAGGAAGTTGACGGCCGAGGATCAAGAAGCATGGAGAATCC CACCTCCTATTTCCAACTGGAAGAACCCCAAGGGTTTCACTGTCCCGCTCGACAAGAGATTGGCCGCCGACGGCCGCGGTCTGCAAGACGTGCAAATCAACGACAAGTTCGCTCAGTTCTCCGAAGCCCTCTTCATGGCCGATAGACACGCTAGAGAGGAAGTCCGACAGAGAGCCATGATGCAGCAGAGGCTggcagagaaggagaaggcacAAAAGGAGGAACATCTGCGCCAACTTGCGCAGCAAGCCAGGGCGGAGCGCGCGGCTGGTGGACGGAGCAGGAGGTCACGATCCCGCTCTTACAGCGGTTCCGAATCTCGCTCCGAGAGCGATGACGACTCTGAgcgggagagaagggaagcGCGCAAGGAGAAACTTCGCGAGGAGGAGCGTAAACTCAGACAGTCGCGCATGGGTGCGGAGAGGAGAGCCCAGGTCATGGCCCGCGAGATGGACAGAGATATCTCGGAGAAGATCGCCCTCGGTCTCGCCAAGCCCACGCAGTCCAAGGAGGGCATGTATGACTCCCGCTTGTTCAACCAGTCTAGCGGTTTCGACAGCGGCTTCAACGAGGACAACCCGTACGACAAGCCTTTGTTTGCCGCCCAGGAAGCTATCAGCAGCATTTACAGGCCCCGTGCCAACGCGGAGGATTTCGACGACGAGGCGGCGGGCGAGAGCGAGATGGCGAGGATTTCGAAGTCGAACAGGTTCGGTGAGGCTCTGGGTCGTGGCACGTTCAAGGGTACGGCTGAGGCGGAGGCGAGGGAAGGGCCGGTGCAGTTCGAGAAGGACACGGGGGCGGACCCCTTCAACGTGGACAAGTTCCTCAACGAAGTGGAGAAGGACGGTGCTTCCTCGTCGAACAAACGCGGCTATGGGTTGAATGATGGAGAGAGGGACTCGAAACGAACGAGGatcgatgacgatgaggactAA
- a CDS encoding ubiquitin C-terminal hydrolase — protein sequence MDDQNPQAPSPNAMLVDTPEEHVVEPNGVDNDEVAIITPEADEKEAPVLATDYKTMKEHVLPALIDEPPILEDQVYTWEIKGWRNLNKKEHGPIFHAGGFPWRILLFPYGNNVDQCSIYLEHGFEADEMPEKWSCCVQFALVLWNPNDPSVFHHHSAHHRFTKEESDWGFTRFLELRRLFSQPYDGSSRPLGENESVNISAYVRIVEDETGVLWHNFNNYDSKQETGYVGLKNQGATCYLNSLLQSLYFTNAFRKIIYQIPTEQDESMMNSAYTLQRLFYQLQTSNTAVATSELTKSFGWETRHIFEQQDVQELSRKLMERMEEKMKGTPHEKALAQMFSGKIKTFISCINVPYESSRVEDFWDVQLNVSGNKNLLESFQDYIQVEKLDGENQYYAGDEYKLQDANKGVIFQSFPDVLHLQLKRFEYDIQRDTMMKINARYEFPEEFDAAPFLEKDADRSEPWEYELHGVLVHSGDLNTGHYYAFLKPTKDGNWYKYDDDKVTKARKLEVLEDNFGGPFRLPNGQIRTLPQKKTPIMRPNSAYMLVYIRKSRIDQILTQVTEEDTPPHLRNRFAEELAAREARRKEREEQHLYIGVKVVTEATFQEHGGTDLTYFDTTPDQDPGAPIYYRVLRQDTMEQLVAKIAADLGQDPKRVRLWIMVNRQNKTVRPDVPIMDLALTVEETYSKATAQRDESLRVWAEVAEEVNADGEPIWPSHQAQANGAIVKDNILLFLKWFDVESQTLRGVGHVYVRLDKKVEDLVPVILKKMGWGEKVPSGEKIQLWEEIKPTMVEPLRGKETLKTEELQDGDIICFQRTHVHKSRLGLGESKPSEDAKSSDKLTDAREYYDFLYHRKVVRFCPHPQKADVQQYPQFELVLSSKMSYDKLSEKVGEHIGVEPTHIRFYTINGANGNPRTAVKKLSNQTVERILTPPGYGQMNLNQLSDALYYEVLDISLAELDTKKSLKVTWLSEGITKEDQYDLLVTKSGVVEDLIETLVKKAKIPGEEEAGQIRVYEVSNNKWYRDLDRNYPVISINEYTTVVAERKPEEEIGVTDPNQYITVFHFQNEPSRAHGMSFRFLIKEGEPFSETKKRLEKRLGIKGKSFEKIKFAVVRRAQFSRPIYLQDDDILYEKAEKEDYLGLDHVDRSRSARNGGGDLFLKG from the exons ATG GATGACCAAAACCCCCAAGCCCCCTCGCCCAACGCCATGTTGGTCGATACACCCGAGGAACACGTTGTCGAACCAAACGGCGTCGATAATGACGAGGTCGCAATCATCACCCCGGAGGCTGACGAGAAGGAGGCTCCTGTCCTTGCCACTGACT ACAAAACCATGAAAGAGCACGTCCTTCCAGCCCTAATCGACGAACCCCCAATCCTTGAGGACCAGGTTTACACGTGGGAGATCAAGGGTTGGCGCAACCTAAACAAGAAGGAGCATGGTCCCATCTTCCATGCTGGTGGCTTCCCATG GcgaattcttcttttcccgtATGGCAATAATGTTGACCAGTGCTCGATATACCTGGAACACGGCTTCGAAGCGGACGAAATGCCCGAAAAATGGAGCTGCTGCGTTCAGTTTGCGCTCGTGCTATGGAATCCTAACGACCCTTCCGTCTTTCATCACCATTCCGCCCATCACCGTTTCACCAAGGAAGAGAGCGATTGGGGTTTTACACGGTTTCTGGAACTCCGGAGGCTGTTCAGTCAGCCTTATGACGGTTCAAGCCGTCCTCTCGGCGAAAATGAAAGCGTCAACATTAGCGCCTACGTCAGGATTGTCGAGGATGAAACAGGAGTTTTGTGGCACAACTTCAACAACTACGATTCGAAGCAGGAGACAGGCTACGTCGGTCTCAAAAACCAGGGCGCCACTTGCTATCTGAACTCACTCTTACAGTCGCTCTATTTCACCAATGCTTTCCGCAAG ATTATCTACCAAATTCCTACCGAACAAGACGAGAGCATGATGAACAGCGCCTATACTCTACAACGACTCTTTTATCAGTTGCAAACATCAAATACTGCCGTGGCTACCAGTGAGCTTACCAAGTCTTTTGGATGGGAGACCCGTCATATTTTTGAGCAGCAAGACGTCCAGGAGCTCTCGCGGAAATTGATGGAACGcatggaggagaagatgaagggcACACCACACGAGAAAGCCCTTGCACAGATGTTCAGCGGCAAGATCAAAACCTTCATCTCCTGCATCAACGTTCCGTACGAATCCAGTCGAGTTGAAGATTTCTGGGACGTCCAACTTAACGTTAGCGGCAATAAGAACCTGCTGGAGAGTTTCCAGGACTACATCCAGGTGGAAAAATTGGACGGGGAAAACCAGTACTATGCTGGCGACGAGTACAAACTTCAGGATGCCAACAAGGGCGTCATTTTCCAGAGCTTTCCCGATGTTCTGCATTTGCAGTTGAAACGCTTCGAATACGACATTCAGCGCGAcacgatgatgaagatcaATGCTCGCTACGAGTTTCCCGAGGAGTTCGATGCAGCTCCCTTCCTCGAGAAAGACGCCGACCGATCGGAACCTTGGGAATACGAGCTTCATGGTGTGCTGGTACACAGTGGGGACCTGAACACCGGCCATTATTACGCTTTCCTGAAGCCCACCAAGGACGGAAATTGGTACAAGTACGACGATGACAAAGTCACCAAGGCCAGGAAGCTTGAGGTCCTGGAAGACAACTTTGGCGGTCCTTTCCGGTTGCCGAATGGACAAATTAGGACTTTACCTCAAAAGAAGACACCAATCATGCGACCCAATAGCGCTTACATGCTCGTGTATATTCGCAAGTCCCGAATCGACCAGATCCTTACCCAGGTTACCGAAGAGGACACACCTCCACATCTCCGCAACAGATTCGCAGAGGAGCTGGCTGCTCGTGAAGCCCGACgcaaggagagggaggaacAACACCTCTATATAGGGGTTAAGGTCGTCACCGAAGCGACGTTCCAGGAGCACGGCGGCACCGATCTGACCTATTTCGACACGACTCCTGACCAAGATCCCGGGGCACCGATTTACTATCGTGTTCTTCGCCAGGATACCATGGAGCAGTTGGTCGCTAAAATTGCAGCAGACCTCGGACAAGATCCTAAACGGGTCCGGTTGTGGATAATGGTGAATCGCCAGAACAAGACAGTTCGCCCGGACGTTCCTATCATGGATCTTGCGCTTACAGTGGAGGAAACCTACTCCAAGGCTACTGCTCAACGGGATGAGTCTTTACGTGTGTGGGCAGAAGTGGCTGAGGAGGTCAACGCGGACGGTGAACCCATCTGGCCATCGCATCAGGCACAAGCTAACGGCGCGATTGTAAAGGATAACATCTTGTTGTTCCTAAAATGGTTTGACGTGGAGAGCCAAACCTTGAGGGGCGTTGGGCATGTCTACGTGAGGTTGGAcaagaaggtcgaggatCTGGTCCCTGTGATTCTGAAGAAGATGGGCTGGGGCGAAAAAGTCCCCAGTGGAGAGAAGATTCAGCTGTGGGAGGAGATCAAGCCAACGATGGTGGAACCGCTACGAGGCAAGGAAACTCTTAAGACCGAGGAGTTGCAAGACGGAGACATCATCTGCTTCCAGCGGACCCATGTGCACAAGTCAAGACTTGGTCTTGGCGAGAGCAAGCCTTCTGAAGACGCTAAATCATCGGACAAGTTGACGGATGCTAGGGAGTATTACGACTTCTTGTACCACCGCAAGGTCGTAAGATTCTGCCCTCACCCCCAAAAAGCTGATGTTCAGCAGTACCCACAGTTCGAGCTTGTCTTGAGTTCCAAGATGAGCTATGACAAACTTTCGGAGAAGGTTGGAGAGCACATAGGTGTCGAGCCTACTCACATTCGGTTCTATACCATCAATGGGGCAAATGGCAATCCCAGGACGGCAGTCAAGAAGCTATCCAACCAAACGGTAGAGAGGATTCTTACCCCGCCGGGATACGGGCAGATGAACCTCAATCAACTATCAGACGCACTTTACTACGAAGTTCTCGACATTAGTCTTGCCGAGCTAGACACCAAGAAGAGCCTCAAGGTCACTTGGCTCAGCGAGGGCATCACAAAAGAG GACCAATACGATCTTCTTGTAACGAAGAGTGGTGTGGTTGAGGACCTGATCGAGACGTTggtcaagaaggccaagattcctggcgaggaggaggccggcCAAATCCGGGTATATGAagtcagcaacaacaagtggTACAGAGATCTCGACAGAAACTATCCTGTTATCTCTATTAACGAGTACACCACCGTTGTGGCTGAACGGAAacccgaggaggagattggTGTCACTGATCCTAACCAGTATATAAccgtcttccacttccaaaaCGAACCGAGCAGGGCTCACGGCATGTCGTTCAGATTCTTGATCAAAGAG GGCGAGCCATTTTCGGAGACGAAGAAGCGGCTCGAAAAGAGATTGGGAATCAAGGGCAAGAGCTTCGAGAAGATCAAGTTCGCTGTGGTTAGGAGGGCTCAGTTCTCACGACCCATCTATCTCCAAGACG ACGACATCCTGTACGAGAAGGCCGAAAAAGAGGACTACCTTGGCCTGGACCACGTTGATCGGTCAAGGTCGGCGCGAAATGGCGGTGGTGACTTGTTCCTCAAGGGATAA
- a CDS encoding alkaline phosphatase, giving the protein MAISQTRAAAISSIGIRALSYFFLRWAMLPFGPALIFTLFAIYLPTFVSGYRKEPKYNLVDEVDVVVTETTIRDDNAETDDSPGEPAPNGHEKVVAEQVDIQEIISIEKRPMHALRTLLSGAPNPRSLALSALTFLINAALVGFVADRLFRERYYGAEDLSFARVGYVGEHEAKLLIREPDQTKMPINIQIHLKDPQPPFDNPLWQSVGGVRWTGNETDYTAVVTIPLRNSGRRTYEWKTSNNHTGEFTTPPKVGEGPLTFLSTSCIVSRLPYNPADHPLAIPGMRHLAKVLPSLGAQFMLFLGDFIYIDVPRYWAKSTEEYRKKYRQVYASPDWPAVGQNLSWIHVLDDHEIQNDWSANTTGVYQNAIDPYNHYHAAANPPLAKKAGALSARSGATYFEFTQGPASFFLLDTRTYRSNNKVAFTDDSKTMLGAEQLEDFIAWLRRPEPKGVKWKIVASSVPFTKNWGVNTQDTWGGFLTERKRILEVMWDTASRGVGVVVLSGDRHEFAATKFPPPMNSTWPESATVFEFSASPLSQFYSPIGTYRQRDTEDVEIKYINKGNSKFGAITIENLEGGEQSDLKYRLFIDGEEVWNTVILSPPVVIEDVKPAIAAGSWWERFFAWRR; this is encoded by the exons ATGGCGATATCACAAACGCGAGCAGCGGCCATATCGTCCATCGGGATAAGGGCCCTCAGTTACTTCTTCCTACGATGGGCAATGCTTCCG TTTGGTCCTGCGCTCATCTTCACACTCTTCGCCATCTATCTGCCTACTTTCGTGTCTGGCTACCGCAAGGAGCCCAAGTACAACTTGGTTGATGAAGTCGATGTGGTTGTTACCGAGACAACCATCAGGGACGACAATGCTGAGACGGACGACAGTCCTGGAGAGCCTGCTCCTAACGGCCACGAAAAGGTGGTCGCCGAGCAGGTTGACATTCAGGAGATCATCTCGATCGAGAAGCGACCCATGCACGCTTTGCGGACTCTCCTCAGCGGCGCACCCAACCCGCGGAGCCTGGCCCTGTCCGCATTGACCTTCTTGATCAACGCTGCGTTGGTTGGCTTCGTCGCTGATCGATTGTTCCGCGAGCGTTACTACGGTGCTGAAGACCTTTCCTTTGCCCGCGTTGGCTATGTCGGCGAACACGAAGCTAAGCTCTTGATCCGTGAGCCGGATCAGACCAAGATGCCCATCAACATACAGATTCATCTCAAGGACCCCCAGCCTCCTTTTGACAACCCTCTGTGGCAATCAGTTGGCGGTGTCAGATGGACCGGAAACGAGACCGATTACACTGCTGTTGTTACGATTCCCCTCCGCAACTCGGGACGGCGAACTTACGAATGGAAGACCTCGAACAACCACACCGGAGAGTTCACCACTCCGCCCAAGGTTGGCGAGGGCCCTCTCACTTTCCTCTCAACATCCTGCATCGTGAGCCGCTTGCCCTACAATCCGGCGGATCACCCATTGGCTATTCCCGGTATGCGACACTTGGCCAAGGTCCTCCCCAGCTTGGGCGCGCAGTTCATGCTTTTCCTTGGAGACTTCATCTACATCGATGTTCCGCGCTACTGGGCCAAGAGCACCGAGGAATACCGCAAGAAGTATCGTCAGGTCTACGCTTCTCCAGACTGGCCAGCTGTTGGCCAGAACCTCAGCTGGATACACGTGCTCGACGATCACGAAATTCAGAACGACTGGTCTGCCAACACCACCGGCGTATACCAGAACGCCATCGACCCTTACAACCACTACCACGCAGCTGCCAACCCTCCGCTAGCCAAGAAGGCTGGTGCCCTCAGCGCTCGCAGCGGAGCCACATACTTTGAGTTTACCCAGGGTCCTGCTAGCTTCTTCCTGCTTGACACTCGCACCTACCGCTCGAACAACAAGGTTGCCTTTACCGACGATTCCAAGACTATGCTAGGCGCCGAACAACTCGAAGACTTCATTGCCTGGCTCAGGCGCCCGGAGCCGAAGGGCGTCAAGTGGAAGATTGTCGCTTCATCGGTTCCCTTCACCAAGAACTGGGGCGTCAACACGCAGGATACCTGGGGCGGCTTCTTGACCGAGAGGAAACGGATTCTGGAGGTCATGTGGGATACTGCGAGCAGGGGCGTTGGTGTAGTTGTTCTGTCTGGTGATAGACACGAGTTTGCGGCTACCAAGTTCCCGCCGCCGATGAACAGCACATGGCCTGAAAGCGCTACGGTGTTTGAGTTCTCTGCTAGCCCATTGAGCCAATTCTACTCGCCTATTGGCACGTATAGACAAAGAGATACTGAGGATGTTGAGATCAA GTACATCAACAAGGGCAACTCCAAGTTCGGTGCTATCACCATCGAGAACCTCGAGGGAGGTGAACAGAGCGACTTAAAGTACCGCCTGTTTATTGATGGTGAGGAGGTCTGGAACACCGTAATCTTGTCCCCACCGGTCGTCATTGAAGATGTCAAGCCTGCTATCGCAGCTGGGTCGTGGTGGGAGCGGTTCTTCGCTTGGAGAAGATAA
- a CDS encoding endosomal cargo receptor, which yields MKLSTITCALLGLASEVAATALTYKLVANEKACFFATTKKANEKIAFYFAVQSGGSFDIDYEVTGPDGNVIMDGQKERQGDFVFTGKQIGDYKFCFNNEMSTFAEKFVDFELAVEDEARVTIPSKQGSSPEQTSALEESLFKISMQLSTVTRNQKYFRTRENRNFSTVRSTEKRIVNFSLIQILLVIAMGALQVFIVRFFFQGARKGYV from the exons ATGAAGCTGTCGACAATAACCTGTGCCCTGTTGGGCTTGGCCAGCGAGGTCGCCGCCACGGCCCTGACTTACAAGCTCGTCGCCAACGAGAAGGCCTGCTTCTTCGCCAcgaccaagaaggccaacGAGAAGATTGCCTTTTACTTTGCC GTACAATCAGGAGGCTCGTTCGATATCGACTATGAAGTGACCGGCCCCGATGGCAATGTGATTATGGATGGGCAGAAGGAACGCCAGGGCGACTTTGTCTTCACCGGCAAGCAGATCGGTGACTACAAGTTCTGCTTCAACAACGAGATGAGCACCTTCGCTGAGAAGTTCGTCGACTTCGAGCTTGCG GTCGAAGATGAGGCCCGCGTTACCATCCCTTCAAAGCAGGGTAGCTCCCCCGAACAGACCTCGGCTCTCGAGGAGTCTCTCTTCAAGATCTCGATGCAGCTTTCTACCGTCACCCGCAACCAAAAGTACTTCCGCACGCGCGAGAACCGCAACTTCAGCACAGTCAGGAGCACCGAGAAGCGAATTGTCAACTTCAGTTTGATTCAGATCTTGCTGGTCATTGCGATGGGTGCTCTACAGGTCTTTATCGTTAGATTCTTCTTCCAG GGCGCACGGAAGGGTTATGTATAA